The stretch of DNA ATAACAATTTATGAACAAGGGATGAACCTTCGTTTGAATTAACAAACCCCAGATGGTACCCAGACAAAATCAtttccatacatccatacatccaatACTGTTTTTATCCAACACCTTCCTTGGTTAGAATACAGGTGCTCATCAGCCATGTACAATAGAAATATCATTTATTGTCCCACAGTGGAGAAATCCAGGACTTCAATTACTTAAAGGTTGGCATTTCCATCAAAAGCTAAATTGGAGAAATTTCTTCACCTACTCTGTGTTTTAGTTCAATGTCAGTTTTATGAAGCTGCTCTGCCTAAGTGCTCTTGTCACAGCAGAGAAGGACTCACCTGCTGTCAGGTCCCAGGTCCAGGTGGGTAAAAGTCCCTGAAATAGAAGAAGACCCAACAGGAGACTTTGGATTAGGGCTGACAAAGCTTCTGGCTTCTCTGTTTGACAAATCAAAGTAGAACAATTTCATTTATCTGAACTAAACAAACATTATGCAAATAAATTATTATATTTTTCTTACTGCTGGAGAGTCCGATTTTGAATACAATAATTGATTAATTAACAACTCAGAAAAAAGCGTGAAGACAATAAAGTTTAGTCAAAGCTTTTGCAATGAATAAATCTGTTTTCAGGATTTAAACCCATTCATGAAGTAAAAAAATATATGAATCAGAGGATCCTTAAAAATGTCAGCTTTTAAATAATGTAAGCTACCCACATGTTTAAAAGAATATAGAATATAGTATTTTTTCTACTAACGTAACCCTTCTATTTTATTTGTGAATATATCTGAAGAGGGGGATCACAAGCATCACAAGCATCGATGGGGATTCAAACTGTGCACAGCAACAGTTAATTAACAGAACACACGTCGTTGTTTGGTGGGAGGAACTGAAACATCTAATTTTGAACTGAAGAACATCTTATTGTTAGACGTCTGTGTTACATTTAGAGGAAGCTGCTGCCTTCCTTTCcttggacaattcagcatttacaTTAATACATacatggcagcagtagctcaacaggttgagcgggttgtccagcaatcggaaggttgcaggttcaatcccagctccggacagagaattctgttgttgtgtccttgggcaagacacttaacccactttgcctgctggtggtggtcgaagggactggtggcgcctgtgctcggctgccTCGCCTGtctgtgctccccagggcagctgtggctacatcgtagctcatcaccatcagtgtgtgaatgtgtgtgtgaatgatacactgtagtgtaaagcgctttggagtccttactctgagaggcgctatacaagtgcgggtcatcatATTTTCTAAATCAGTGAGATTTTTCCCATCTTTTGATTGGCCACAGATCATTTTACTAATCAGCAGAATCAGTTGAATCCGACTCTCTGATAGGAAATCGGACTGCGCCTTGGAGCAAAattgtttttctttgattttctGTTTGTAAAAATGtgtgattatttttttaaagaatgaACAAATCTGAATAAAACACACTTACTGATCATTCATGAAACCTGGTCTTGGATTCAAATTTTTAATTACCGTAATCACAAAGTCATTCACATTTCCAAAGGTTATAGCTTCATGTGTAAAGCTTACAATCATTCATCTTTAAATATTGCAAAAAGATGCATTTTGCACAAGTACACATCACAAAACAAAATAGATTTCATACAAACACTGTCCTAAAATGGTTCATGTTAAACAGAGAGATTAGATGTTTTTGTCTTGAATAAGCCAGTTCACTGCTCCCCAGTTGGCCCAGTGGTCCTCCTCCCCATCGTCAGGATCCCTGCTGCTTGGTTCCTGGAGCTGTGAAGAAGCTGGTGGAGTCGGCTCTGCAAGCGATACTCATTCTCGTCCCGTTTACCCAGCGTGAGGATCCCAGCAGCTGCATCTTCTACAATTGTTCCCCCCATGCTATTGCTGCCAGAACGGCACAGTAAGACATAGAGGCGGCAGGAGTGAGGAGGCTGTCTGCAGCACTCAGACACAATTTGGGCGTTACAATCCAGCTGAGACAGCAGCAACATCAAAACGAACACCAGGGCTTTCTGTTCAGGAAAAGAGAATAGCTTTGAAACGTGATTTTTTTTCTAATCCCAAAACCTTGAAAAGCCACTAACCTTCACATTTGTAGAATATAAACACATTTTCTAAGCATTAGTCAATAAGAAAACATTAACAGTACTACATCCATCTGAGGGGAGTGTTGTTTCTTTGTGCAAAACAATATTATATTTAAGTTGCCTCATATTTCTTTCACCACACACTTATTCCCCGAATGCAGGCTGGTGGTTTAGTTTCTaggctaaacaaaaaaaaaaaacgtccaaATTTTAAATTGTGTTGTATAAATGTGTATTAATTTTGTAGAGTATCAACACAGCCAGCATTGCTTAACTACCTTAGAGGTACTGAAAAGAAATAGTATAGTATCTTTGATAATGTAATGAAATCATATTTTTGTGAATACCTCTATTACTAACCCACTGACCAGCAGGTTAACCTCTCAGAACTCGTTTTAGTCCCTAAATCCAATTGAAGCAAGCATTGGGTTCAACTGGGAAAAATGCTAAACCAAAAATCTATAAATTTATACAATAATGTTTGCATATAAAGGAATACATCATTACATTACATAACattattatatattttatcacaattttgatatatttctcattttaaacatatttttaatttttgacattttttttatactttaattttttttttttttgcttttgtgaagcaccttgtgatttttatctggagAGGCGCTCTCTAAAAAATCGTTTTATTTCTTTCTATATGATCCCTTGCATCATATTACCTTGTGCGTTGTGTCCATCCTAGCAGCTTTCTGGATCTTGGAGGGGCTCCACGTCATCTTCAGGCTTTTATGGAGGGCAGTCATCTGATCTTATCTCCTCAGGGGAGAAAGCTCTCTTATATACGTCTGCGTTGTCCACATCGTCAGGTCTCAGCACGTCATTCAGGCCAATCACTAACCATGAGCCAAACCACAAATTCTCTTAtttctgttttgtgtgtgtgtgtgtgtgtgtgtgtgtgtgtgtgtgtgtgtgtgtgtgtgtgtgtgtgtgtgtgtgtgtgtgtgtgtgtgtgtgtgtgtgtgtgtgtgtgtgttagaagttTTTTGTGCAGTAATTAGATTTGTGTTGTAGATCATCTCCGAGGAAGCTCCATGGTTTTTTTtgaataactacaggtatgttttTGTAACTGCACAAAAAAGCTGATTAAGACATACCATTAGTGTGAGTGGTGAAAGAAGGTAATGTGTCAGAAAATATAAAAAACTATACGAATACATAAAAAAGCTGTGTGGCCTTTCTCCTTTTGGCAAGTTGTTTAAAGGCCATGCTAATGAGTCCCTATGAGCTGTTTACAACACAAAAGTCAGACTGACACGTTAACAAAGGTTCTGTTCTTTCCAGCTCCCTTGCAGAAAATGTTCTTGTGTTTTGAGCTGAAAGTTTTAGTATTGTTTATTGTTTAAAGCGAGTGCAAAAGGTTTGGAGAACGATGTGTTGCTTTTCGCAAAGTTTGCTGCAGTGTTGTTTTCAGATCTTTTTTGTCAGATACAGTCCCGATCAAACGCTTAGGACCACTTGAAAAATGGCCAAAAATCATATTTTTCATGGTTTCATTTTAACAAAACAGAAATTAAAGTTCCAAACAGGAACTCAGTAATGAGGAGCTCCAGTGATCTCATCAAAAATGTGTTGCAGCATGCTTGCTACAAGCGTTTTAATGAAGTGAGTGGGAACATTCCTCCAAGTGGTGAAGATGGCtgcacacatttctattgtctgaaaCTGATGTCCATTTTTATAAACTTCTCTTGCAATCCTTCTCCAGATGATCTCAGTTGGATTTAGATCAATGAAATATGCAGGGCTTGTAGAAGTCCCTAGTCCTGCAGGATTTGtgtagctctccagcaggctggactattgcgttGGACTTTTGCCTGGTCTCACTAAAGAAGTtgggaagcaactgcagcttattgagaatgctgctgctagagtcttaacaagaaccaagcgtAGTACTCCTGCTCTTACATTTGTACACTCCTGCTCTTAAATCTGTGCACTGGTTACCAATAAACcttaaaataaattttaaagtacttctactagtttataaatcagttGGACGAGCATGTCCTCCACCCCCATGTTTGAGACCCATtgtaaacagtcagctggtagaattcaattcaagttaattcaattcaattcaaaaatactttattaatcccagagggaaattgattgctgtagtagctcataataataataataatcaagtcatcaaagagctgttgtatattacaatggctgttggcaggaaggatctccagtagcggtcagtgttgaagtgaaactgaagaagcctctgttgagggtctgacctcatgaggaaattactatgcagtgattttctccaaaatgactgtgcttaaattgctctgaaaagcaaataatcacatcagcgccaagaaacttcatttcccatgatgctttgcacacggaagcattgtgatgacgtcaccgcctagtaccagaaacacgttctgcgcatgtgcgggaagccgtggagcttttcccgcgaactaagaccataaatcttcagcagagacaaagaatcctcgttcttttgcccaggatacctggcggtaaggacacgcttgtcaacgctccgacaacttgagcacgcggaagctctaagtgccaagttgagccacgcaaccgctggaaactacactcaactccatcgggacctgactgggaacgagcggagctccattcagctctcagagacgctccgtggagaaacactcgtggagccaaacaacggagaaagcattaaaccgacggatgacgctgaaaactgctgagaaaacggagaaccgtcaaatcataacagcggggacgccttgctgctttggtgatcagaaaactcatttttttctctctccttttcttctcccgtttcctctatagtccagaataagcaataaaaccgtgctattgcttaaaaagtagcttcgtgttttcctctttcgctcccaattcgtccttcgggtcattttgaaagaataaactgcttattgatcatcgctaatatctttagtcgtcagctctggccaggctgccgactccttttagattaaataatttacaagtgacccttttgttgtttgttaacttttgaagtgtttgagttaagttttactgtgattctaagccactaagtgttcgggaaagtataaaactttacacatccaggtctcctgttgaatgcgaggggaggggcagagccccacacacactcacagctcactttcccccacctactctggggaaacaaagacccattcatctctcacacacacacacacacacactcactcacactcactcacacacaccacacaaacaccttgaacattattttgaatatacatccttttattatatcacatggttattattcatttatgccactgtttattcatttgacaaattgttaattaaacgttataaaattcagattttcgtctccagtagctttgttgtgtcgaagagaagtctctgctccaaggattctacgaacttcaagaaagactgataagagttttggattcaatttttccccggtaaaagggaaatggtgccccgtatatctaagaatatcttaattaattaataaatcagtaaatatttacatatttacagaatttattgaagaatccaaaagtaagttgaagcttactaattgttctctcctaagggacaaacccaacatttattggtgccccgtgtgaggcttggatacacagagatttctatccggcacaaacaaacaaataaatccaaagagcttgaattaaaaataatccgttgttcagccttgaaccagcaacagagtggtgctgatttcgctgagcaggaagctgcatcgaactctcaccagtaactcagtgcttctttaaaggtgcaacgtgtaaattaattctggttgaccttttaggttaaaaattcagtttttccttaaaggtgcaacgtgtaattaattctggctaaccttttaggttaaaattcagcttttccttaaacgtGCAACGtgcaattaattctggctaaccttttaggttaaaattcagtttttccttaaaggtgcaacgtgtaattaattctggctaaccttttaggttaaaattcagttcctcattaaaggtgcagcgtgtaagtaattctgactaacccttttaggctaaaattaactgctaatttagcgactttaactcacagtggctattataactaactgaaaccttcactcaaagactgataacaccttgtttgctaatattctgaaggaataactagcatatttaacactgcaagtgttgtaagacgttgctacggcaacgcaccagcttttgctaaaatactgaaaggaatagtattttaggcgttagtcacggcattccgtgcaatcttaaaacgctaaaacctgtgcgcacaaaggttaatttagtgtttttctgctacaaagctagcagttgctgcccaaaaggtgcagcttgagctatctgcagaagctctactaggctatttttggttcggttgttaaaaaatggagggacagagtagtgaactgaccaactcccagcaaccaggtggcgctgcggcccacgactatgaacctggcctactttctggacaaatattgtccaaactggtcgcggttgctcgagaacccgactacccttctagggatttcactgaagaacagcgtagcgtcgagctagaagctgtaatcgatcaaatagaaaacccggatggtacaaaaccaatccaggttcacttagctaagttagccctgatcctctatcagagaggactccaacatgatagagagatcatgaacctccagagtatgctatctgaaaaacagcgaaatggaaggctgatcgaggaagacgacacccgcaccgattctgggcaagatggggaggagaccccgcccccctctgctgatgacaacagacagtgggaaggggggaaacaccaggactctctggacggacgcacgccgcaggggagagatgaagctcatctgttccaaccttcggccccgttccctacacacactatagggcattcaggaccacctaggggccgagagcagttcgccctcgaatcccaggttggaccaccaccctcatcttcacggccttctcaatcagtgagaagtcgaccagctgagcggcacctctatttagaccgctcccccagtccacgaagggtgcaaggtgccgattggggttatgcaccccaagctgcacctcaaccatctacccatcctagctactccggtattcggcatgccgataaccagctgcatgacagagcatactacgcagacgtgccccgggaggaggacctcccaggacacccacgtgacgtgccagcagcccgccacagcatgccgaaccccgatttgggccccaggagtcaacattgggagcccagagcacaccagcgatatccagcgctctctgagacagaccgtgggtcagagtcagaggatgacgcgccgtaccgtgagtcagggctccgtgtacgtcaaattgaatcgctagctaaagacatagaacgctttgatcctaacaccaatgaatccaacgttgacgattatctcagggagatagaacgttgtctgcttgatcttccagcaccttcttcaagggaaaagctcaagctaatttggaaaaccacatctagaacggtgcacggtttcatggaaactctaccacctgacattcgtgatcggtactcctcgctctgccgagcgttgagagatgaatacgccacgtatgcagactctgcgtcagctacaatgggggccttctccatcaaacacgggaggaacgaaccccccagagagtattatcgccgactcaaaagtgcttatttccaaggtcgaaacggccctgggctcgaggaagaccctgccttcagatccctgttcattcacaacctgcacgagtgtgttcgatccgaagtctcaatgtattgtcggatgaaaaaactgacaactcaggagattaggagatatgctc from Nothobranchius furzeri strain GRZ-AD chromosome 5, NfurGRZ-RIMD1, whole genome shotgun sequence encodes:
- the hcrt gene encoding hypocretin neuropeptide precursor, whose product is MTALHKSLKMTWSPSKIQKAARMDTTHKKALVFVLMLLLSQLDCNAQIVSECCRQPPHSCRLYVLLCRSGSNSMGGTIVEDAAAGILTLGKRDENEYRLQSRLHQLLHSSRNQAAGILTMGRRTTGPTGEQ